ATACAGCCATGTGCCCGATGCCACCGTTTTCAAATTCAAAGTTGGCAAAAAAAGCATCATCTACTTGATTTTCGATTTGATCGACTACGGCGCGGTCGTCGTCGGACATCAAGACGCGCACCGGTTCGAGCGTGCGCCATAGGGCTTGAATGGATTTTACGGGTCCACAAATTGTGCGGACGCCGTTAAAAAGGTGGACGCCCAGATCGATGGCAACACCCCCGCCCGCGCCCAGTTTGCTCTGACGCCAGGGCGTTCGCGCGGCCACGAGGTCTGGACGCGAATTGCGAAATCCGATGACGCCGCGATAGAGCATTTGTACATCGCCAATCAGGCCCTTTTCTACTGCCCACTGACTGGCGCAGGTAGAGGGATTGAAATTCACATTTTCGTCTATGCTCAAAATTTGTCCGGTTTCGTCGGCGACTTCGCACATTCGCTGGGCTGCTTTGACCGAGATTGCCATTGGTTTTTCGACCGAGACGTGTTTGCCTGCTCTCAGGGCGTCGATGGCGATGCTGTGGTGGTTGTCGTGTCCGGTCAAGATGATCACTGCGTCGATTTTGCCCTTTTCCAACATTTCGTTGTAGTTGGTGTACACTTCTGCATCGCTATCGGGATGCAGGTCACTGATAAATGAATGCGGTGCATTGAGCGGATCTCCAGGGGCATCTACAGGTGCGGGACGAGGACCGGGCCCCTCGCCTCGCTTTCGGAAGCGGTGGGCGTCTTCTTCTTTGCGTGCGCACAAAGCTGTGATCTGAAAGAGATCGCCAAAACCGTTTTCCTGCAGGATTTTATAGCCACGCAAATGGGCGTTTAGTATTCGCGCACAACCGATGATGCCGATTCGCACTTTCATGGTGAAATTCCTTTTTGTTTTTTCAAAGAAATCAGAGTTGCCACACGATCAGTAATTGCACGACATTTTCGGTAGTGGTGGTGCCGAGTTTGTTCCACCAGTACTGGTATTCGATGCCGACGAAGAGCGTGTTGCCCTCGCCGTTTATTGCCTTGCTCAAGTCCCATGTGAGTTGTGGCTGCACGAGGAGCCAGCTTTTGACTTCGCTACCAAATTCGTTGGTCTGAGAACCGATGTATTCTGCATGACCGAAGAAACCGAAGGACTGACCGCCGGCTCCAAAGGCAGCCCCCCAATTGATGTCGAATACAAAGCTGTTGCTCGTTGTGGGCGCGCCGCCGTGCGCTGTGCCGCTGCTGGCGTCGATCAGGGCGGTCAGGTCGGTGTTGACAAAGAAGAAGCCAGGCACGTTCCACGAAGCCCGGACGCCGGGCAGGTATTTGAGGACATTGGCATCGGAATCGGCATTGAATCCAGCGATTATAGAAATATCTCTGATGGGACCGATGCTGATCTCTGTGTTCGTCAGTTTGCCAATGCTGAGGGTCGGATACCATTCGCCGTAGATACTTTTGTCGTTGAAGCCATCCGGAACGCCATCTTCCAGAAAGTCGATGAAAAAGAAACTGTCGCCATATTGCCACTGCGCTGCCTGTTGCAGGGTGAGGATAGAGGTGTATTCCGCGGCTCCGGAAAACGGGTTTGTGAGTTTGCCGTATTGAAATTGGAATGAGGTTTGGGCGATTACCGCGGCCGGCTGCAGGAGAATGCAAGCGATTAGTGCGAATAAGCCGGGGTGTTGTTTCCGCATCTTTTATGCTCCTTTTACCAATTTGTGTACGATCCGTCCGCGCGGCGGAATCCCGATCCTGTAGAGGGTTCGGGAGGGGATACGTCTGCAAGCGCTTCTTCGTTAAATTCAATGCCCAATCCCGGTCCCTCGGGGACNNNNNNNNNNNNNNNNNNNNNNNNNNNNNNNNNNNNNNNNNNNNNNNNNNNNNNNNNNNNNNNNNNNNNNNNNNNNNNNNNNNNNNNNNNNNNNNNNNNNNNNNNNNNNNNNNNNNNNNNNNNNNNNNNNNNNNNNNNNNNNNNNNNNNNNNNNNNNNNNNNNNNNNNNNNNNNNNNNNNNNNNNNNNNNNNNNNNNNNNNNNNNNNNNNNNNNNNNNNNNNNNNNNNNNNNNNNNNNNNNNNNNNNNNNNNNNNNNNNNNNNNNNNNNNNNNNNNNNNNNNNNNNNNNNNNNNNNNNNNNNNNNNNNNNNNNNNNNNNNNNNNNNNNNTTTGTCGCACGAGTCGCAGGCTCTGTGTGCTTTCACTTCGCAATGGGTCTTCGATAAAAAATGGGCGATAGGGTTCCACGCCTTTGCAATATGCAATTACCCAGGTGGGATCCAGTCGCGTGTGAATATCGACGCAGATTTCGAATTCATCGCCACAGGCTTCGCGCACGGCTTTTACCTGTTCAATGCCATAACGCACGGCGCGCGAAGGTTCAAATACACTGGGATCTGTGGGATCGCTCATGCTCCAGCGGGCAAATTTCCAGCCTTCCTCCTGTCGTTGCACACAATTTGCGACCAGGCGGTCGATATTGTACTTATCGCCAACATGCGGATAACACGCCACTTTGTCGCGGGTTCTTCCGCCCAGTAGTTCATAGACAGGTACGCCCAGAGCTTTGCCTTTTATGTCCCAGAGCGCGATGTCAACGGCGCTCACTGCCGCTGACTGTACCACGCCGCCTGGAAAAAATCCGCCGCGAAACATGACCTGCCACAAATATTCGATCCGAAAGGGGTCTTGCCCGATAACGTCTGGGGAAAACGAGCGGATCACTTCGGCTATCGCGGTTCCGCGACGTATTACGCCCGCTTCTCCCAGACCATAAATTCCTTCGTCTGTTTCGACTTTGACGAAAAAATTTCCCGTTGTGGGCGCAATGAATGTTTTTAATGCGGTGATTTTCATGATAATCCTCCTGCAGATTAATGTTGTAGTGGGGACGCGCAAACAGGTCAATTGGATGGCACTTTTTTACCAAAGTCTTCGACAAAGATTAGAAAATCGCCAATCCCAATTGTGCCATCACCATCCAGATCAAACCGCACGTCATATCCCACATCACCTTGACTTAATCCGAACTGATCTACAAAGAGCAAGAAATCGGGAATACCAACAGTACCATCGCCATCAAAGTCGGGAGTAGCCAAAGCTTTTGCGGTAAAGATTTCGGAGACGAGCCCGGCCACCGTTACCTCAACCGTGTTGGTCCCCGGATGGTTCCCGAGTGTCAGCGTAGTGGAGGCGCGGCCCTTGGCATCGGTGAAGGCGGTCTCAACAGAGAGCGTTCCCCCGCCTGCGGTAACCACAAAGGTGACACCCAACCCGGCAATCGCCGATCCGTTTTGATCCAGCACCGAAACCACAAACGGCTCGACCAATTGTACACCGGGTGATCCTTGTTGCTTCTCGCCGGAGATTTTCTCCAGCATTTGAGGATGAGGGCGCGGCCACTTAGATACATCAAGAACAAAAGACGCCTTGCGGTTTTGATTCCCATTCATATCAACGGCTTGTACCGAAATCCGATGTACAGTGGGGTTGGGAAGACTCGTAACACCATCAGGTGGAATAACATCATAATAATAGAATTCAACAACGGCATCTTTTTTACCCATTAATTCACGACACGTTCTCCTGCTGCTGCCACCGTTAGTGAGGAGCACCTGATGAACTCCATCAGGATCTCTAACTTTAAGCTGGATAGAGACTCTTGTTCCCCTGCCGGATACATATGGCGAAATGAGTTCGATAGTGGGCAGCGACCCTTCTTCAATTGGGGTATCGGGATTGAAGTAGGTATGTACGGATAAAAATTTGGCATGGCATGCAGATAGAGAATTACGTTGATAGCCTCCATACGACATGATGTACGCGTCATTCCTAAAATCGTGATGTAATCCGAAGGCGTGCCCAAGTTCATGAGCCACTGTTCTCCAGTTAGTTTTGCCAGGAACCGATACAGAGCCACTATTTTTGCTCGTCTGGCTCGCGACACCTCCCACACGCCGACTACCTCGACCAATTGCATTTATACTATTGTCAATGAAGATCAAGTAAATATTCGTATAGAGATCAAACACCTGTTCAATCTCGTCAAGCACAGTACCTCTCGTATCATAGAGATAGTGACTGTCAGGTTGTTGACCATCCACGCGATGCACCAGCGGTTCGTCCTGTTCATCGGTTTCAAAACGGAAGGTTCTATCGCCGTAGCCGTGCATCTGCATCTGCTCGGCGAAAAATGCCTGAAGATTGCGAATCTCATCTTTCATCTGTTGAACCCTGTGGGCACGAAACGGGCGATCATTGGGCAAAAAGTAGATCATCCTTACCGTGCGTGGTTCGCCGACGTTCAGACCCGCCAGCTGTTTGGTCGCAGGGCGGTGACCGTGTCTCTCACTGTCGTAATCCAGGGGCTGGAAATGCACGCTATCGGTTGGCGAAGGCAACTCATGGGCGATGGCCAGCGGCGATAGAATAAGACCCATCAATGCGAGAATGGCGAAACGAAGAACAGAGGTTTTCATGTGTCTATCTCTTATCATTGCTACGGATGCTTTTCTCATCACATCCCCCACACAGTGATTTTCGCATTCCCTATGTCCTCTTCGCGACGGAATATCTTGTCGTCCCATGATACGTCCGGGCTACGGTCAAAGATGACGAGGTGGCCTTCGGTTGCTGCGCAACGATCCATGTAGGCATGGGTCTGTTTGAGGCCCTCACGCACGGTCTGTTCCAGGCTCTTGTGAAGCAGTTTGCATTCGATTACTGCCTTTTGAACCGCTTGATCGGGGCGAGTATCGCTGAGTGCTGGCCATAAGATCAACAAGTCTGTGCGCATGCGGCCCAGGCCATACTCGCGTTCGATCCGTCCGCCGCTGTTGACGATGCGCTGGAGAAACGCCTGGAGCAGCAACTGTGGACCGGCTTCTTTGTACTGGAACCGCTCGACCCAGTGTTCCGAATGTTCGCGGAAAAATTCCTGAAAGGCGGTTAGTAGATCGTCGAGACACAAGCGGCCATCTGCATCTACGTACCAGGCTGTGTCTTGAACAAGATATTCCTGCGTGGTATAGGTGAGGTCTCGGGGGATGACTTCCTGATAAATTGGATTGGCGATGGCGATGGGACCTTCCCGGCGCAAGAGGCCCAGATCGCGGGCATATTCTACGTCGTCCTGGGGAATCGCCTCGGTGGATTCGGCGCCACTCAACAGGGGTTCGACTACGCGCCTGACGCGCTCTTCCTGTAATTTGTCGGTGAGTTGGTCGAGGTGCGTTTCCCGGCGCAGGATGAGTTGTTCGCGGGCGTCGCATATCGCGTTGGCAGTGATGAGTTGGCTGCGATCTCGTCCGGCTTTGTTATCAAAACAAGCTTCGTAGGCCAGGGCGTTCACGAGCCAGGGCTGTCCCTGTGTCAGTTCCCAGATCGTGCTTTGGGCATTCTCGGCAAATATTTGTTCCGTCTCCTCAGTGTGTTGCGCCAGCAGTGTTTGCACTTCTTCTCGTGTGAAATCGCCCAGACGCAGGGACTTAGTGCGAATATTGAACGCGCTGCCGCCAGCGATAATCGCGTTTTCTGCGGTTGATTGGATGCGGTAATCGCGCACATCGCGTACGCCGCACAGGATGACGGTTTGTGGATATTGATACGGGCGGTCGGGATAGCCCGCACGGAGTTGCCGCAGCACGGAAAGGAGGGTGTCGCCGATCAGCGCGTCAATCTCGTCAATCATCAGCACCAGCGGCCTATTGTCGGCCGCAGTCCAGTGGCTCAGCACTTCTTGTAATGCTCCGTGGGGGCCAAATTTCTCAAGGGCCTCGCGCCAGACCTTCTTCACGATTCGCTCGCCCAGAATGCGTTCTGCTCTCGAAGCCAATTGCCCCAGTA
This window of the Gemmatimonadota bacterium genome carries:
- a CDS encoding Gfo/Idh/MocA family oxidoreductase; translated protein: MKVRIGIIGCARILNAHLRGYKILQENGFGDLFQITALCARKEEDAHRFRKRGEGPGPRPAPVDAPGDPLNAPHSFISDLHPDSDAEVYTNYNEMLEKGKIDAVIILTGHDNHHSIAIDALRAGKHVSVEKPMAISVKAAQRMCEVADETGQILSIDENVNFNPSTCASQWAVEKGLIGDVQMLYRGVIGFRNSRPDLVAARTPWRQSKLGAGGGVAIDLGVHLFNGVRTICGPVKSIQALWRTLEPVRVLMSDDDRAVVDQIENQVDDAFFANFEFENGGIGHMAVSRSARGTQVGVPGGTNIWGSKGAISDGQLFGEDGTSEDVEDRFQREADPSRISEAMPRGITDAFALENLNWLQAIANGKPVQMSGEEGTIDLALSYAILESGLLGRAVTLDEMLKGEVDEYQKEINDYYGL
- a CDS encoding nucleoside-binding protein, producing MRKQHPGLFALIACILLQPAAVIAQTSFQFQYGKLTNPFSGAAEYTSILTLQQAAQWQYGDSFFFIDFLEDGVPDGFNDKSIYGEWYPTLSIGKLTNTEISIGPIRDISIIAGFNADSDANVLKYLPGVRASWNVPGFFFVNTDLTALIDASSGTAHGGAPTTSNSFVFDINWGAAFGAGGQSFGFFGHAEYIGSQTNEFGSEVKSWLLVQPQLTWDLSKAINGEGNTLFVGIEYQYWWNKLGTTTTENVVQLLIVWQL
- a CDS encoding mandelate racemase/muconate lactonizing enzyme family protein, with the protein product MKITALKTFIAPTTGNFFVKVETDEGIYGLGEAGVIRRGTAIAEVIRSFSPDVIGQDPFRIEYLWQVMFRGGFFPGGVVQSAAVSAVDIALWDIKGKALGVPVYELLGGRTRDKVACYPHVGDKYNIDRLVANCVQRQEEGWKFARWSMSDPTDPSVFEPSRAVRYGIEQVKAVREACGDEFEICVDIHTRLDPTWVIAYCKGVEPYRPFFIEDPLRSESTQSLRLVRQ
- a CDS encoding M12 family metallo-peptidase produces the protein MKTSVLRFAILALMGLILSPLAIAHELPSPTDSVHFQPLDYDSERHGHRPATKQLAGLNVGEPRTVRMIYFLPNDRPFRAHRVQQMKDEIRNLQAFFAEQMQMHGYGDRTFRFETDEQDEPLVHRVDGQQPDSHYLYDTRGTVLDEIEQVFDLYTNIYLIFIDNSINAIGRGSRRVGGVASQTSKNSGSVSVPGKTNWRTVAHELGHAFGLHHDFRNDAYIMSYGGYQRNSLSACHAKFLSVHTYFNPDTPIEEGSLPTIELISPYVSGRGTRVSIQLKVRDPDGVHQVLLTNGGSSRRTCRELMGKKDAVVEFYYYDVIPPDGVTSLPNPTVHRISVQAVDMNGNQNRKASFVLDVSKWPRPHPQMLEKISGEKQQGSPGVQLVEPFVVSVLDQNGSAIAGLGVTFVVTAGGGTLSVETAFTDAKGRASTTLTLGNHPGTNTVEVTVAGLVSEIFTAKALATPDFDGDGTVGIPDFLLFVDQFGLSQGDVGYDVRFDLDGDGTIGIGDFLIFVEDFGKKVPSN
- a CDS encoding AAA-like domain-containing protein — its product is MHYYVPPLERIDFDEVMLMIEQQRYFVMHAPRQTGKTSILLALMDELNSSRRYRCLYINVEIGQSAREDVGAAMQAILGQLASRAERILGERIVKKVWREALEKFGPHGALQEVLSHWTAADNRPLVLMIDEIDALIGDTLLSVLRQLRAGYPDRPYQYPQTVILCGVRDVRDYRIQSTAENAIIAGGSAFNIRTKSLRLGDFTREEVQTLLAQHTEETEQIFAENAQSTIWELTQGQPWLVNALAYEACFDNKAGRDRSQLITANAICDAREQLILRRETHLDQLTDKLQEERVRRVVEPLLSGAESTEAIPQDDVEYARDLGLLRREGPIAIANPIYQEVIPRDLTYTTQEYLVQDTAWYVDADGRLCLDDLLTAFQEFFREHSEHWVERFQYKEAGPQLLLQAFLQRIVNSGGRIEREYGLGRMRTDLLILWPALSDTRPDQAVQKAVIECKLLHKSLEQTVREGLKQTHAYMDRCAATEGHLVIFDRSPDVSWDDKIFRREEDIGNAKITVWGM